One Campylobacter concisus DNA window includes the following coding sequences:
- a CDS encoding murein hydrolase activator EnvC family protein, with product MKKGIFTLLLAFSLAFASNTKEKIKDSKNSLRSSQAMSEQLSKKLDDLAGDIVTGEKKLRGISGDITNLKGQISVLETNASKALLELDDLTKQNKELERTQKELEQNMIRIIAEDLSFDLMMSASEGKQSEESIISSQILTKLNAIAKEDFKRLSQNYEDTIEKIKNKSSKINEINSSIKNYRRKQNDLQSLESTQKNTISGLKRDKEIYSKKLAKLQAQQDELRKTLEQLAIMQKQEDEAARAAREKQERAASKGDKKGSKSQPMGGGYQTSSVKRYSGARTIAPLDSYSVKQKFGNYVDPIYNIKIFNESVILRSSTPDAKVKSVLNGKVVFAKATPMLENVVIIENENGIHTIYAHLSQIAPTVKVGSVVQKGYVIGRVRNDLTFEVTQRNYHIDPLEMISK from the coding sequence ATGAAAAAAGGAATTTTTACACTTTTGCTAGCATTTAGCCTAGCTTTTGCATCAAATACTAAAGAGAAGATAAAAGACTCCAAAAACTCGCTAAGATCGAGCCAAGCGATGAGTGAGCAGCTTAGTAAAAAGCTTGATGACTTGGCTGGTGATATCGTAACTGGCGAGAAAAAACTGCGCGGTATAAGCGGTGATATCACAAATTTAAAGGGTCAAATTTCAGTTCTTGAGACAAATGCTTCAAAAGCTCTTCTTGAGCTTGATGATCTAACAAAGCAAAACAAAGAGCTAGAGCGCACCCAAAAAGAGCTAGAGCAAAATATGATAAGGATCATCGCAGAAGATTTATCATTTGATCTTATGATGTCTGCAAGCGAGGGCAAACAAAGCGAAGAGAGCATCATCTCATCGCAAATTTTAACCAAGCTAAACGCCATAGCTAAAGAGGACTTTAAAAGGCTTAGCCAAAACTACGAAGATACGATAGAAAAGATAAAAAACAAATCAAGCAAGATAAATGAGATAAACTCAAGCATAAAAAACTATAGACGCAAGCAAAATGATCTACAAAGCCTAGAGAGCACGCAGAAAAATACAATAAGCGGACTAAAGCGTGATAAAGAAATTTACAGCAAAAAGTTAGCCAAGCTTCAAGCACAACAAGACGAGCTACGAAAGACACTAGAACAGCTTGCTATCATGCAAAAGCAAGAGGATGAAGCCGCACGTGCAGCCAGAGAAAAGCAAGAAAGAGCAGCTAGCAAAGGTGACAAAAAAGGGTCAAAGAGCCAGCCAATGGGCGGAGGCTATCAGACAAGCTCTGTTAAGAGATATTCAGGCGCAAGGACGATCGCTCCGCTTGATAGCTACTCTGTGAAGCAAAAATTTGGCAATTACGTAGATCCGATATATAACATCAAAATTTTTAACGAGTCAGTCATACTTCGCTCAAGCACGCCAGATGCGAAGGTTAAAAGCGTTTTAAATGGCAAGGTCGTCTTTGCAAAAGCAACTCCAATGCTTGAAAATGTCGTCATCATCGAAAATGAAAACGGCATCCACACGATCTACGCCCACCTAAGCCAGATCGCGCCAA
- a CDS encoding cell division protein FtsX, translating to MRSLKNHLGFILPLIALLFSVQFSLTADKIVREYERLMGNDYNIVVVSNKELSEPALKPVISTLASVEPLSPQKIIDRLSNDISAKNLSILQNALPKFYSLRLSEFPSPEYMEEIKQKLLKFDGISKVETFSKTHDKVFKMLNLAKSISYAFMAILCVVGLMLMLKQTKIWLFEHRERIEIMTLFGAPFWLKSAMLYKSAMVDSIVATIVVGAFFFFLPNFEIFRENAASIDVVLPSLDLSRDIFILFGVAVVLSIFAVSLVMSKARKSTI from the coding sequence ATGAGATCGCTTAAAAACCACCTTGGATTTATCCTGCCGTTAATCGCGCTTTTATTTTCAGTGCAGTTTAGCCTCACAGCAGACAAGATCGTAAGAGAGTATGAGAGGCTTATGGGAAATGACTACAACATCGTGGTGGTTTCAAACAAAGAGCTAAGCGAACCTGCGCTAAAGCCAGTGATTAGCACGCTAGCTAGCGTCGAGCCACTAAGCCCACAAAAGATCATAGACCGCCTATCAAACGATATCTCGGCTAAAAATTTATCCATCCTTCAAAATGCCTTGCCTAAATTTTACTCGCTAAGATTAAGCGAATTTCCATCACCAGAATATATGGAGGAGATAAAGCAAAAGCTTTTGAAATTTGATGGTATAAGCAAGGTCGAGACATTTTCAAAGACCCATGATAAGGTCTTTAAGATGCTAAATTTAGCTAAAAGCATATCTTATGCATTTATGGCGATACTTTGTGTTGTTGGGCTTATGCTTATGCTTAAACAGACTAAAATTTGGCTATTTGAGCATAGAGAGCGCATCGAGATCATGACGCTTTTTGGCGCGCCATTTTGGTTAAAATCAGCCATGCTCTATAAATCAGCCATGGTTGATAGCATAGTTGCGACCATTGTTGTTGGCGCGTTTTTCTTTTTCTTGCCAAATTTTGAAATATTTAGAGAAAATGCCGCAAGTATCGATGTAGTCTTGCCTAGCCTTGATCTTTCAAGAGATATTTTTATACTATTTGGCGTGGCTGTGGTTTTAAGCATTTTTGCTGTTAGTTTAGTGATGAGTAAGGCTAGAAAAAGCACGATATGA
- a CDS encoding cell division ATP-binding protein FtsE has translation MQEIISARNLSLAYERNEVVINSVNLDIYANDFVFITGKSGSGKSTLLKSFYGEISPLAGELNVCMTQMDDIDDKRLCELRQRVGIIFQNYRLINEWNVEKNVMLPLIIKGVNQNVSKKQVAKLLKHVNMLHKADKYPRELSGGEQQRVAMARALAHNPNLLLCDEPTGNLDEYSSDVIWSLLKSAREFLGTSVVVVTHHIPSTLRIPYRHFVIENGGVHEIA, from the coding sequence ATGCAAGAGATAATTAGCGCAAGAAATTTAAGCCTAGCTTACGAGCGCAACGAGGTTGTGATCAATAGCGTAAATTTAGACATCTACGCAAATGACTTTGTCTTTATCACAGGCAAGAGTGGAAGCGGAAAGAGCACGCTTTTAAAGTCATTTTACGGAGAAATTTCGCCCCTAGCTGGCGAGCTAAATGTCTGCATGACGCAAATGGACGATATCGATGACAAAAGACTTTGCGAGCTTAGGCAGCGAGTTGGCATTATATTTCAAAACTATCGCTTGATAAATGAGTGGAATGTCGAAAAAAACGTCATGCTGCCACTCATCATCAAAGGCGTCAATCAAAATGTGAGCAAAAAGCAGGTGGCTAAACTTTTAAAACATGTAAATATGCTTCACAAAGCCGATAAATACCCTCGCGAGCTAAGTGGTGGCGAGCAGCAAAGAGTTGCCATGGCAAGAGCACTCGCGCACAATCCAAATTTGCTCTTATGCGACGAGCCAACAGGAAATTTAGACGAATACTCAAGCGACGTCATCTGGTCGCTTCTAAAATCAGCCAGAGAATTTCTAGGCACAAGCGTGGTTGTGGTGACGCATCACATCCCCTCAACGCTTCGCATCCCATACCGCCACTTCGTCATAGAAAATGGAGGCGTGCATGAGATCGCTTAA
- the trmB gene encoding tRNA (guanosine(46)-N7)-methyltransferase TrmB, which yields MPNFIASSLKELSFPFGNDKIKFLWQANGRNERLIYTKNEDEGFFLVVKPGKTGVVVKGEKLTKPAKVGLLQEALELFKEQSCNGIISQAFAVKKTNLTKKVSEILSLEEFVSAFCELKDKFKEIFIEIGFGSGRHLLYQAKNNPNALVIGIEVYKPSIEQVAKLARANALENVRLINTDARLLLSLIGSNLVDRVFLHFPVPWDKAEHRRVVSSAFALECERILKVGSKFELRTDSKEYCDFSLSKFLEPTNSKIEAFKNRNLEVTSKYEDRWRRQDKDIYDVIYTCEAKSDESVLAGDFSFKEKTSVKNIIKNFKNFIIKREDHFLHFEEIYTINEGEILLKVAFGAFNKPEQCFIKISDEKSEYFIKKPILIRENLAAHELLKEYLADARDN from the coding sequence ATGCCAAATTTCATCGCTTCGTCCTTAAAAGAGCTCTCGTTTCCATTTGGTAACGACAAGATCAAATTTCTTTGGCAGGCAAATGGCCGAAACGAGAGGCTCATCTACACAAAAAATGAAGATGAAGGCTTTTTTCTAGTCGTAAAGCCAGGCAAAACTGGCGTCGTCGTAAAGGGAGAAAAGCTTACAAAGCCTGCTAAAGTTGGACTTTTACAAGAGGCACTTGAGCTTTTTAAAGAGCAAAGTTGCAATGGCATCATCAGTCAAGCATTTGCCGTAAAAAAGACAAATTTGACCAAAAAAGTGAGTGAAATTTTAAGCCTTGAAGAGTTTGTGTCAGCTTTTTGCGAGCTAAAAGATAAATTTAAAGAGATTTTTATCGAGATCGGCTTTGGCTCTGGCAGGCACTTGCTCTATCAGGCTAAAAACAACCCAAATGCCCTAGTTATCGGCATAGAGGTCTATAAACCAAGCATCGAGCAAGTAGCAAAGCTAGCTAGGGCAAATGCCCTAGAAAACGTGCGTCTGATAAACACAGACGCAAGGCTCTTACTCTCGCTAATTGGATCAAATTTAGTTGATAGAGTATTTTTACATTTCCCAGTGCCGTGGGACAAGGCCGAGCATAGACGCGTGGTCTCATCGGCGTTTGCGCTTGAGTGTGAGAGGATACTAAAAGTTGGTAGTAAATTTGAGTTAAGGACTGATAGCAAGGAGTATTGCGACTTTAGTTTGAGTAAATTTTTAGAGCCCACAAACTCAAAGATAGAAGCTTTTAAAAATAGAAATTTAGAAGTAACTAGCAAGTATGAAGATCGCTGGAGACGCCAAGATAAGGACATTTACGACGTTATTTATACTTGTGAGGCAAAAAGCGATGAGAGCGTTTTGGCTGGGGATTTTAGCTTTAAAGAAAAGACAAGTGTAAAAAATATTATTAAAAATTTCAAAAATTTCATCATAAAAAGAGAGGATCACTTTTTACATTTTGAAGAAATTTACACCATAAATGAGGGTGAAATTTTGCTAAAAGTCGCCTTTGGAGCGTTTAATAAACCAGAGCAATGTTTCATCAAAATAAGCGATGAAAAAAGCGAATATTTTATAAAAAAACCGATCTTAATACGTGAAAATTTAGCAGCACACGAGCTTTTGAAGGAGTATTTGGCTGATGCAAGAGATAATTAG
- a CDS encoding fibronectin type III domain-containing protein produces the protein MKKFALRILTPFLVAFLAGCGSSVPTQQSTSLPTITSLRTISDMTEVGFEWNPVTDESVVGYYLYRSNPNDANSKMQLVANIKDRFATHYVDRDLAPETTYSYQMRTYSSNAISQPGAIATATTKPLLDSVPFAQAITGLPGRVKVIWRPHPDSTVASYIIQRSDAGANKFSQIAEVNGRLNAEYIDTEVKPGRSYEYRILVKTSSGVISKPSQNISATTKELP, from the coding sequence ATGAAAAAATTTGCCCTACGCATATTGACACCATTTTTAGTAGCTTTCTTAGCGGGATGCGGCTCTAGCGTACCGACTCAGCAAAGCACGTCACTACCAACGATTACAAGCTTAAGAACTATTTCAGATATGACAGAAGTTGGCTTCGAGTGGAACCCAGTGACCGATGAGAGCGTCGTTGGCTACTACCTTTACCGCTCAAATCCAAACGATGCAAACTCAAAAATGCAACTAGTTGCAAACATAAAAGACCGCTTTGCTACGCACTATGTGGATCGCGACCTAGCTCCAGAGACGACTTACTCATATCAGATGAGAACCTACTCAAGCAACGCTATCTCTCAACCAGGTGCGATCGCAACCGCGACAACTAAGCCACTACTTGACTCTGTGCCATTTGCGCAAGCTATCACTGGGCTTCCAGGCCGTGTAAAAGTGATCTGGAGACCACATCCTGATAGCACAGTAGCAAGCTACATCATCCAAAGAAGCGATGCAGGAGCTAATAAATTTAGCCAAATCGCAGAGGTAAATGGCAGACTAAATGCCGAGTATATCGACACCGAGGTAAAACCTGGCAGGTCTTATGAGTATAGGATATTAGTAAAAACTTCTTCTGGCGTCATCTCAAAACCAAGCCAAAATATAAGTGCCACAACAAAGGAGTTACCCTAA
- a CDS encoding RluA family pseudouridine synthase — MVKFNVLNSSRLDVAVAQELQISRNQALNLIKDSLVSVNLKPVSKPSFLLSENDEVCINFAPKKEVQNEYEVNFDIPIIYEDDDLIVLNKPPQIVVHQAPSVKEATLVEWLNKKGFMLSNLNGDVRAGIVHRLDKGTSGAIVVAKNNFTHAKLSEQLSDKSMGRIYLALTDLPLKEDVIIDKPIGRNPNNRLKKAIVADAKFAKSAFVNLLSEGGVNLIAAKLFTGRTHQIRVHLASINRHILGDDLYGFKSQGDKISRVMLHAYMLYFIHPRTGKRVEFTAKTYDDFNQIIYKKIPKEIFDEKICPTHIDTIFSSFLSGMRL; from the coding sequence TTGGTTAAATTTAATGTTTTAAATAGCTCAAGACTCGACGTTGCAGTGGCGCAGGAGCTTCAAATTTCACGTAATCAAGCTTTAAATTTGATAAAAGACTCCCTTGTAAGCGTAAATTTAAAACCAGTCTCAAAACCAAGCTTTTTACTGAGCGAAAACGATGAAGTTTGCATAAATTTTGCCCCAAAAAAAGAGGTGCAAAACGAATACGAAGTAAATTTTGACATCCCGATCATCTACGAAGACGATGATCTCATAGTGCTAAACAAGCCCCCACAAATCGTCGTTCACCAAGCCCCAAGCGTCAAAGAGGCGACACTTGTTGAGTGGCTAAATAAAAAAGGCTTTATGCTCTCAAATTTAAACGGCGACGTAAGAGCTGGCATAGTCCACCGCCTAGATAAAGGTACTAGCGGCGCTATCGTCGTTGCTAAAAACAACTTTACTCACGCAAAACTAAGCGAGCAGCTAAGCGATAAGAGCATGGGACGGATTTATCTAGCGCTCACTGACCTACCGCTAAAAGAGGACGTCATCATCGACAAGCCAATCGGCAGAAATCCAAACAATCGCCTAAAAAAAGCGATCGTCGCGGATGCTAAATTTGCAAAAAGTGCCTTTGTAAATTTGCTAAGCGAAGGCGGAGTAAATTTGATAGCGGCAAAGCTTTTTACAGGTAGGACGCACCAGATAAGAGTGCATCTTGCTAGCATAAATCGCCACATTTTAGGCGATGATTTATACGGATTTAAGAGCCAAGGCGATAAAATAAGCAGGGTTATGCTTCACGCTTATATGCTCTATTTTATCCATCCGCGAACTGGCAAAAGGGTAGAATTTACCGCAAAAACGTATGATGACTTTAACCAAATAATTTACAAAAAAATTCCCAAGGAGATTTTTGATGAAAAAATTTGCCCTACGCATATTGACACCATTTTTAGTAGCTTTCTTAGCGGGATGCGGCTCTAG
- a CDS encoding FtsW/RodA/SpoVE family cell cycle protein translates to MIKLDRRILTHFDFIQPFLIIPIIAISYILVSEANDILANKQLVYFGIGFVSFCIAFLLPIRRIDWIIPMFYWVCIVLLLSVDLFGVSKLGARRWLEIPFVHFTLQPSELMKPAFLLMLAYLVKQRPPEADGYGLKDFLRLSFYILLPFALIMKEPDLGTALILLIVGYTILFVIGVNKKIWICIILAIGFSAPVLYENLHDYQKKRIHDFIAEEPSYHVKQSIIAIGSGGLKGKPKDEATQTHFKFLPIATSDFIFAYNIERFGFYGALLLLGLYGALITHLLSLNYGLKNDYFTQVTATGIAALIFVYVGVNVSMTIGFAPVVGVPLPFFSYGGSSFVTFMVLFGILQNLLTFRFDQTYRSVKFKF, encoded by the coding sequence TTGATAAAACTAGATCGGCGTATTTTAACACATTTTGATTTTATTCAGCCGTTTTTGATCATACCAATCATAGCCATCTCATACATCCTAGTCTCCGAAGCAAACGACATTTTGGCAAACAAACAGCTTGTGTATTTTGGCATCGGATTTGTCTCATTTTGCATCGCATTTTTGCTGCCTATTAGACGCATCGACTGGATCATCCCGATGTTTTACTGGGTCTGCATCGTGCTACTTTTAAGCGTAGATCTCTTTGGAGTTAGCAAGCTTGGAGCTAGGCGCTGGCTGGAGATCCCTTTCGTTCACTTCACGCTTCAGCCCTCAGAGCTCATGAAGCCAGCCTTTTTGCTGATGCTAGCCTATCTAGTTAAGCAGCGCCCGCCAGAGGCCGATGGATACGGGCTAAAAGACTTTTTAAGGCTTAGTTTTTACATACTTTTGCCTTTTGCGCTCATCATGAAAGAGCCTGATCTTGGCACCGCACTCATACTTTTGATAGTTGGCTACACTATCCTTTTTGTCATCGGCGTAAATAAGAAAATTTGGATCTGCATCATCCTTGCCATAGGATTTTCGGCGCCAGTTTTGTATGAAAATTTACATGATTATCAAAAAAAGAGGATCCACGACTTCATCGCCGAAGAGCCAAGCTATCACGTCAAGCAAAGCATCATCGCCATAGGTAGTGGCGGGCTAAAGGGCAAGCCAAAGGACGAGGCGACGCAGACACACTTTAAATTTTTGCCAATCGCCACAAGTGACTTCATCTTTGCCTACAATATCGAGCGTTTTGGCTTTTACGGGGCGCTGCTTTTACTGGGGCTTTATGGAGCGCTTATAACGCACTTACTTAGCCTAAATTATGGGCTTAAGAATGATTATTTCACGCAGGTGACCGCCACTGGTATAGCCGCGCTCATCTTTGTCTATGTGGGGGTAAATGTCTCGATGACGATCGGTTTTGCGCCGGTTGTGGGCGTGCCGCTGCCGTTTTTTAGCTACGGCGGAAGCAGCTTCGTCACCTTCATGGTACTTTTTGGGATACTGCAAAATCTGCTAACGTTTAGGTTTGATCAGACCTACCGCTCGGTGAAATTTAAATTTTAA
- the thiE gene encoding thiamine phosphate synthase, which produces MAEIYAISDDVLMPENLALDYTREILECGVKFFQFRSKKAVKNEKLASEILNLCEKFGAKFIVNDDVKFAKKIGAKAVHLGKDDEGIKEAFEILGKDAYVGVSCYNDINLAINAAKNGAGYVAFGSVFTSPTKPNAPKCGPNVVKEAKQILNLPVCVIGGINETNIGSLSYVKPDLIAVISAIYKDGDIKENIKNLQKIIELNF; this is translated from the coding sequence ATGGCTGAAATTTACGCTATCAGTGACGACGTGCTAATGCCTGAAAATTTGGCTTTGGACTACACTAGAGAAATTTTAGAGTGTGGGGTTAAATTTTTTCAGTTTAGGTCAAAAAAAGCGGTCAAAAACGAGAAGCTCGCAAGTGAAATTTTAAATTTATGCGAGAAATTTGGCGCGAAATTTATCGTAAATGACGATGTCAAATTTGCTAAAAAGATAGGCGCAAAGGCCGTTCATCTAGGCAAAGACGATGAGGGCATAAAAGAGGCGTTTGAGATTTTAGGCAAAGACGCATACGTGGGCGTTAGCTGCTATAACGATATAAATTTAGCCATAAATGCCGCTAAAAACGGTGCTGGCTACGTTGCTTTTGGCTCTGTTTTTACAAGCCCCACAAAGCCAAATGCCCCAAAATGTGGGCCCAATGTGGTTAAAGAGGCAAAGCAAATTTTAAACCTACCTGTTTGCGTGATAGGTGGCATAAATGAGACAAATATCGGCTCACTTTCCTACGTAAAACCCGATCTCATCGCCGTCATCTCAGCAATCTACAAAGATGGCGACATCAAAGAAAACATCAAAAATTTACAAAAGATAATTGAGTTAAATTTCTAA